In Felis catus isolate Fca126 chromosome A2, F.catus_Fca126_mat1.0, whole genome shotgun sequence, the following proteins share a genomic window:
- the LOC101083660 gene encoding LOW QUALITY PROTEIN: olfactory receptor-like protein OLF4 (The sequence of the model RefSeq protein was modified relative to this genomic sequence to represent the inferred CDS: deleted 2 bases in 1 codon) yields the protein MLLFSLLVFNSTTWDSAMIHTFHFFLWGFSEEPELQPLIFGLFLSMYLITVFGNLLILLAVSSDSHLHTPMYFFLANLSFVDICFTSTTIPKMLWNIQTQSNVITYEDFITQMYFFLLFTGLDNYILTVMAYDRFLAICHPLHYTGIMNPRLCGLLALVSWIMSVLHSLSPSLMVLQLYFCTHSLFLSFNQMIQPACSDTFLNDTVMYFLTVLVAGGSLAGILYSYSKIISSIHRIPSAQGKYKAFSTCASHLLVVSLLYCAVLGVYFSSAATQSSRSSATASVIMPMLNPVIYSMRNKDIKEALMRSFGTAGVKGTIVLLVKKCP from the exons ATGTTATTATTTTCTCTCCTAGTATTCAACTCCACCACATGGGACTCAGCAATGAtacacacatttcatttttttctttggggaTTTTCAGAGGAACCAGAACTGCAGCCCCTCATATTTGGGCTTTTCCTCTCCATGTACCTGATCACTGTGTTTGGCAACCTGCTCATCCTCCTGGCCGTCAGCTCTgactcccacctccacacccccatgtacttcttcctggccaACCTGTCCTTTGTAGACATCTGCTTCACCTCCACCACCATCCCGAAGATGCTCTGGAACATCCAGACCCAGAGTAACGTCATAACCTATGAGGACTTCATCACCCAGATGTATTTTTTCCTACTCTTCACGGGACTGGACAACTACATCCTGACCGTGATGGCCTATGACCGATTTTTGGCCATCTGTCAC CCTCTGCACTACACGGGCATCATGAACCCCCGGCTCTGTGGGCTGCTGGCTCTGGTGTCCTGGATCATGAGTGTCCTGCATTCCTTATCACCAAGTTTAATGGTGCTGCAGCTGTACTTCTGCACACACTCACTTTTTCTGTCATTTAATCAGATGATCCAACCTGCCTGCTCTGACACCTTTCTTAATGACACAGTGATGTATTTTTTAACCGTGTTGGTGGCTGGTGGTTCCCTTGCTGGGATCCTTTACTCTTATTCTAAGATTATTTCCTCCATACATAGAATCCCATCAGCTCAGGGTAAGTATAAAGCATTTTCCACCTGTGCGTCTCACCTCTTGGTTGTCTCCTTACTTTATTGTGCGGTCCTCGGAGTATACTTTAGCTCTGCTGCTACCCAGAGTTCACGCTCAAGTGCAACAGCCTCAGTGATCATGCCTATGCTGAACCCTGTCATCTACAGCATGAGGAACAAAGACATAAAGGAGGCTCTGATGAGATCCTTCGGGACGGCAGGTGTAAAAGGGACCATTGTCCTGCTAGTGAAGAAGTGCCCTTGa
- the LOC101084174 gene encoding LOW QUALITY PROTEIN: olfactory receptor-like protein OLF4 (The sequence of the model RefSeq protein was modified relative to this genomic sequence to represent the inferred CDS: inserted 1 base in 1 codon): MDPGNDTGISEFLLMGFSEGPELQPLIFGLFLSMYLITVFGNLLILLAVSSDSHLHTPMYFFLANLSFVDICFTSTTVRKMLWNIQTQSKVITYAGCITQIYFFITFAGMDDFLLSVMAYDXFVAICHPLNYMVIMNPRLCGLLVLVSWIMSVLYSLLQTLMAFRLSFCTEVEIPHFFCELNQMIQLACRDTFPNNMVLYFGAMLLAGGPFIGILYSYSKIVSSICGISSARGKYKAFSTCASHLSVVSLFYCTSLGVYLSSAVTQSSHSSAISSVMYVAVTPMLNPFIYSLRNRDIKEALMRFSGMVATKGTIVLG; this comes from the exons ATGGACCCAGGAAATGATACCGgaatttcagaatttcttcttATGGGATTTTCAGAGGGACCAGAACTTCAGCCCCTCATATTTGGGCTTTTCCTCTCCATGTACCTGATCACTGTGTTTGGGAACCTGCTCATCCTCCTGGCCGTCAGCTCTgactcccacctccacacccccatgtacttcttcctggccaACCTGTCCTTTGTAGACATCTGCTTCACCTCCACCACCGTCCGGAAGATGCTCTGGAACATCCAGACCCAGAGCAAAGTCATAACCTATGCAGGCTGCATCACACAGATATACTTTTTCATAACCTTTGCAGGGATGGATGACTTTCTCCTGAGTGTGATGGCCTATG AGTTTGTGGCCATCTGTCACCCCCTGAACTACATGGTCATCATGAACCCCCGGCTCTGTGGACTCCTGGTTCTGGTGTCCTGGATCATGAGTGTTCTGTATTCCTTGTTACAAACCTTAATGGCATTTCGGCTGTCCTTCTGTACAGAGGTGGAAATCCCCCACTTTTTCTGTGAACTCAATCAGATGATCCAACTTGCCTGTCGGGACACCTTTCCCAATAACATGGTGTTGTATTTTGGAGCTATGTTGCTGGCTGGTGGTCCCTTCATTGGAATACTTTACTCTTACTCTAAAATAGTTTCCTCCATCTGTGGAATCTCATCAGCTCGAGGCAAATACAAAGCATTTTCCACCTGCGCGTCTCACCTCTCGGTTGTCTCCTTATTTTATTGCACAAGCCTAGGAGTGTACCTCAGCTCTGCTGTCACCCAGAGCTCCCACTCAAGTGCAATATCCTCAGTGATGTATGTGGCGGTCACAcccatgctgaaccccttcatCTACAGCTTGAGGAACAGAGACATAAAGGAGGCTCTGATGAGATTCTCTGGGATGGTAGCTACAAAAGGGACAATTGTCCTGGGCTGA